One stretch of Segatella copri DNA includes these proteins:
- a CDS encoding RagB/SusD family nutrient uptake outer membrane protein, which produces MKKYSIFALALVMGAMTLTSCEDAFGNFLDKQPSNELTKAEVLGNFTLLEENHNDTYNFLLHGANRVNNSWMDAATDLAESSIGTSGTRTTFNIGNYYGGGGAAELTSPWESRYRGIRKCNITINTLEQDTENKLRPADVDVELYNSRKANYIAEARFLRAYFYWELFLRYGPVPLVTTELDPNGDLMTGYTERPDLKTFMDYLFKEVKECESSLKTYAETSDATYAGEVNQPTARALYVRMMLYMASPRYSAQSGVTWQQAADAAAGFIADYGENYKLEDRTNGGVAAYNNAWLLNTYTDKNPEVIFFRNDVAIGWSGISTDTPVGEGGQGGLCPSQNLVDMYDMEDGSAPFKQYDATGAPVYVNGKPVINEESGYTEQKMWKNRDPRLAATILYNGCEWGQATSTKTNVIDVVYGHRDNPIGNQNATPTGYYVRKYIPETILSSNHSGTAKRLWKIFTYSELLLNYAEALNEADYAGNKTQVCNLLDQIRHRGGIIGNVADRADLNSQTAMRNFIHKERTIELAFEEHRWWDVRRWNVAGDALGRDIYGVNVAADGTITRKVAQKRKWQDKFYLYPIPEAEVWKIGQDFQNDGWKE; this is translated from the coding sequence ATGAAGAAATATAGTATATTTGCTTTGGCGCTCGTTATGGGAGCAATGACGCTCACCTCTTGCGAAGACGCCTTTGGCAATTTCCTCGACAAGCAGCCAAGCAATGAGTTGACAAAAGCTGAGGTGTTGGGTAACTTCACTCTGTTGGAAGAGAACCACAATGATACTTACAACTTCCTGCTTCACGGTGCCAACCGCGTGAACAACTCATGGATGGATGCTGCTACCGATCTGGCTGAGTCAAGTATTGGTACATCAGGTACACGTACCACATTCAATATCGGTAACTATTATGGTGGTGGCGGTGCAGCAGAGCTGACTTCTCCTTGGGAGAGCCGCTATCGTGGTATCCGCAAGTGCAATATCACCATCAACACATTGGAGCAGGACACTGAGAACAAGCTTCGCCCTGCAGATGTTGACGTAGAACTTTACAATTCACGTAAGGCAAACTATATTGCAGAGGCCCGTTTCCTCCGTGCCTATTTCTACTGGGAACTGTTTCTCCGCTATGGTCCGGTGCCATTGGTTACAACCGAGCTCGACCCTAACGGTGACCTGATGACAGGTTATACAGAGCGCCCTGACCTCAAGACCTTCATGGATTATCTCTTCAAGGAGGTGAAGGAATGCGAGAGCAGTTTGAAGACTTACGCAGAGACCAGCGATGCTACCTATGCAGGTGAGGTAAACCAGCCTACAGCACGTGCCCTCTATGTTCGCATGATGCTCTACATGGCAAGTCCACGCTACTCAGCACAGAGCGGTGTTACCTGGCAGCAGGCTGCAGACGCAGCTGCGGGCTTCATCGCTGACTATGGTGAGAACTATAAGTTGGAAGATCGTACCAATGGTGGTGTAGCAGCCTACAACAATGCCTGGTTGCTCAACACTTATACCGACAAGAACCCTGAGGTTATCTTCTTCCGCAACGATGTAGCTATCGGTTGGAGCGGTATTTCTACCGATACTCCTGTAGGTGAAGGTGGACAGGGTGGTCTTTGCCCAAGCCAGAACCTCGTAGATATGTATGATATGGAAGATGGTTCAGCTCCTTTCAAGCAGTATGATGCAACAGGTGCTCCGGTTTATGTAAACGGCAAGCCTGTCATCAACGAAGAGAGCGGTTATACAGAGCAGAAGATGTGGAAGAACCGTGATCCACGCCTCGCAGCTACCATTCTTTACAATGGTTGTGAGTGGGGTCAGGCTACCAGCACCAAGACCAATGTCATTGATGTTGTTTATGGTCATCGCGATAATCCTATCGGTAACCAGAATGCTACTCCAACAGGTTACTATGTACGCAAGTATATTCCTGAGACCATCCTGAGCAGTAACCACAGCGGTACAGCCAAGCGCCTCTGGAAGATCTTTACCTATAGTGAACTGCTTCTGAACTATGCTGAGGCATTGAACGAGGCTGATTATGCAGGCAACAAGACACAGGTTTGCAACCTGCTCGACCAGATTCGTCATCGTGGCGGTATCATCGGTAATGTAGCCGACCGTGCAGACTTGAATTCCCAGACAGCTATGCGCAATTTCATCCACAAGGAGCGTACCATCGAACTTGCTTTCGAGGAGCACCGCTGGTGGGATGTACGTCGCTGGAACGTAGCAGGCGATGCGCTCGGCCGTGATATCTACGGTGTAAACGTGGCAGCAGATGGCACCATTACCCGTAAGGTAGCCCAGAAGCGCAAGTGGCAAGACAAGTTCTACCTCTATCCAATCCCAGAGGCTGAGGTTTGGAAGATTGGTCAGGACTTCCAGAACGATGGTTGGAAAGAATAA
- a CDS encoding RagB/SusD family nutrient uptake outer membrane protein: MKKILVNISLAMLAVGGMTSCSDILDKEVDLTYTDENIYSNYDRTRGVLANAYTYLPDAFAGYTDGQFRAASRDCMTDNAISYWNVHYYHSVLNDSYDAKNHWFAENYWSNDLKGIRVCNDFISKARESVIGNAEKSGDDNKLCDRYKAEARFIRAILHFDMIGYFGAVPIEDHVLDNAEAASIARTPAPEALKWVADECDAIIQSGALPFRYSNENENWGRINGAAVYALKSRALLYRASALNNPTNDVTWWQEAADAALAFINANKSSANPYRLYTTSDNNPNKNYYECFTSTPHLNPEYILSRSEWNTREIEMFNTPCGFSGNVNSTGRVNPTQNLVDSYETINGLPIDQDPSYNDQDPYKNRDPRLEQTIFHQGSIWGDKSQDEERAVDVSVGGKDYQDLHGGTTTGYYSKKFVHNMSFKNPTTYVTACPIFRYAEILLNAAEALNEAKGPEAAYDYVNQVRARVGMPAYKGMTKEQLRERIRNERRIELAFEDHRFFDERRWKLFDGKSAATEKSEPRYKQVYNIYSVVVTPNESQVYTYRNDNTHPTRAFSIPKNYYFPVPDDTYKKNPNLGQNAGWELSDAPKKDDTTEGGETTEGETTGK, encoded by the coding sequence ATGAAAAAGATATTAGTTAATATATCATTGGCGATGCTGGCTGTAGGAGGTATGACCTCCTGCAGCGACATCCTCGATAAGGAAGTCGACTTGACTTATACTGACGAGAACATCTACAGCAACTACGACCGTACCCGTGGTGTCTTGGCAAATGCCTATACCTATTTGCCTGATGCCTTTGCGGGATATACCGATGGTCAGTTCCGTGCTGCTTCTCGTGACTGTATGACCGATAATGCCATCTCTTACTGGAATGTGCATTACTATCACAGTGTGTTGAACGATTCATATGATGCCAAGAACCACTGGTTTGCTGAGAATTATTGGAGCAACGATCTGAAGGGCATCCGTGTCTGCAACGACTTCATTTCAAAGGCACGTGAGAGTGTCATCGGAAATGCAGAGAAGAGCGGTGACGACAACAAACTCTGCGACCGTTACAAGGCAGAGGCGCGTTTCATCCGTGCCATCCTTCATTTCGATATGATTGGCTATTTCGGTGCAGTGCCTATCGAGGATCATGTGTTGGATAATGCAGAGGCTGCTTCTATTGCCCGTACTCCAGCTCCTGAAGCATTGAAATGGGTAGCTGATGAATGCGATGCCATCATCCAGAGCGGTGCGCTCCCATTCCGTTACAGCAATGAAAATGAGAACTGGGGACGTATCAATGGTGCTGCTGTCTATGCATTGAAGTCAAGAGCATTGCTCTATCGTGCTTCTGCACTGAACAATCCTACAAATGATGTTACCTGGTGGCAGGAAGCTGCTGATGCAGCCCTCGCTTTCATCAATGCCAATAAGAGTTCTGCCAATCCTTATCGTCTGTACACTACAAGCGATAACAACCCTAACAAGAACTATTATGAGTGCTTCACCAGTACCCCTCACCTGAACCCTGAGTATATCCTCAGCCGCAGTGAGTGGAATACACGAGAAATTGAGATGTTCAACACTCCTTGTGGTTTCTCCGGTAATGTGAACTCTACCGGTCGCGTAAACCCTACACAGAATCTGGTTGATTCTTACGAGACCATCAATGGTCTTCCTATCGATCAGGATCCTTCTTACAACGACCAGGATCCATACAAGAACCGTGACCCACGTCTGGAGCAGACCATCTTCCACCAGGGAAGTATCTGGGGAGACAAGAGTCAGGACGAGGAGCGTGCCGTGGATGTATCTGTAGGTGGCAAAGACTACCAGGATCTTCATGGTGGTACCACTACCGGTTACTACTCTAAGAAGTTCGTTCACAATATGAGCTTCAAGAACCCTACCACATACGTTACCGCTTGCCCTATCTTCCGCTATGCGGAGATTCTGCTCAATGCTGCTGAGGCTTTGAACGAGGCAAAGGGTCCTGAGGCTGCCTACGACTATGTAAACCAGGTTCGTGCCCGTGTGGGTATGCCTGCTTACAAGGGTATGACCAAGGAACAGCTTCGTGAGCGTATCCGCAACGAGCGCCGCATCGAGTTGGCTTTCGAGGATCACCGTTTCTTCGATGAGCGCCGCTGGAAATTGTTTGATGGCAAGAGTGCTGCTACAGAGAAGAGTGAGCCACGCTACAAGCAGGTTTACAACATCTATAGCGTTGTTGTAACTCCTAATGAGAGCCAGGTATATACTTATCGCAACGATAATACCCATCCTACTCGTGCGTTCTCTATTCCTAAGAATTATTACTTCCCAGTGCCTGATGACACTTACAAGAAGAATCCTAACTTAGGACAGAATGCAGGTTGGGAACTCTCTGATGCTCCTAAGAAGGACGACACCACTGAAGGTGGCGAGACTACTGAGGGTGAAACAACCGGTAAGTAA
- a CDS encoding glycoside hydrolase family 43 protein — protein sequence MKKLLLSIMSLMAMNGAMAQTAVGDNDLANAYATQTITGRIAVHDPSIVMDVTGSTTTPKYYIYGSHLGRAKTYATGNYQIWNTFKTGEENAGTSNSLFADVNGKLVNFKDAYSTQMVKKVKNYKGEEVDFPNFDAHAWQAKGNNVKGMQWAPDVIYNKTMKKWCMYMSLNGDNWCSTIVCFISDDLEGPWIYQGPVVCSGFSGRYAHNGFAASGDWKNTDLAIATGCTSLPQRYNTDEWNPYGPNCIDPCVFYDDDDNLWMSYGSWFAGIFMIKLDKENGLRDYTYTYPYQVKGVTTTAGAANANATSDPYFGKKIAGGWGVSGEASYIQKVGKYYYLFMSYGGLTAAGGYQIRVFRSEKPDGPYKDCLTSTGIDAMYGKYILNFGSDAKRDEGVKLFGNYQWETMPNAELAQGHNSAIVDHKGRALIVYHTRFMNRDEEHEVRVHQLFVNQDGWLVAAPYEFSGETYTDNDIATQQLYDATKVEGDYQIIAHPYRQNTAAMDYEKPVTIHLNADGSISGEYTGKWELVSGTSYINLTLKGVATANAEVKFKGVLTKQTIDYTNIKALCFTALSSSDGLATSGGASLQTRGLSIWGSKADAKAAIKYTLDKTSVPFADGATLNSMPNLPTEGHLGATISWKSSNPSILTDEGVVKGKGKVTMTMTVSKDGYEYTKDYTLNIDAEAEETTPVYYPVSAQKNTTNAYATNLSQDYTVKAGNKAQFKFYNYTVGAEFYKSWVLGVSNVAHGAVGYKEYVMLRNDNFENIAWSNKGCVSDYNWDTFAKDMNGSLVDMTVEYAATGAFKMTAVITTTDNKVYHYSYTKTITDKPSEINVFFTGENSYIDGSSLSTGISNPIIIQKKNDGKWFNLSGQQVDKRYKGVVIVNGKKFVNK from the coding sequence ATGAAGAAGTTATTACTTTCTATCATGAGTCTGATGGCGATGAACGGAGCTATGGCTCAGACGGCTGTCGGCGATAATGATCTGGCTAATGCATACGCTACCCAAACGATAACAGGGCGCATCGCGGTGCATGACCCTTCTATCGTGATGGATGTTACGGGCTCTACCACTACCCCTAAATATTATATCTACGGTTCGCATCTTGGCAGAGCCAAGACTTATGCTACGGGCAACTATCAGATATGGAACACCTTTAAGACGGGTGAGGAGAATGCCGGAACCAGCAACAGTCTTTTTGCTGACGTGAATGGTAAACTAGTGAACTTTAAGGACGCTTATTCTACCCAAATGGTGAAGAAGGTGAAGAACTATAAGGGCGAGGAAGTCGATTTTCCTAACTTCGATGCCCATGCCTGGCAGGCGAAAGGCAATAATGTGAAAGGCATGCAGTGGGCACCAGACGTCATCTACAACAAGACCATGAAGAAATGGTGTATGTATATGAGTCTGAATGGCGACAACTGGTGCTCTACCATCGTGTGCTTTATATCCGACGACCTCGAGGGACCTTGGATTTATCAGGGACCAGTGGTATGCTCAGGCTTTTCGGGAAGATATGCCCACAATGGTTTCGCAGCCTCAGGTGACTGGAAGAATACCGACTTGGCGATTGCTACAGGTTGCACATCCCTGCCTCAGCGATACAACACGGACGAATGGAATCCTTATGGTCCCAACTGTATCGACCCATGCGTGTTCTATGATGACGATGACAATCTCTGGATGAGCTATGGCTCATGGTTTGCAGGCATCTTCATGATTAAACTTGACAAGGAGAATGGTCTTCGTGACTATACTTATACCTACCCATACCAGGTGAAGGGAGTAACAACTACAGCGGGAGCGGCAAATGCAAATGCTACCAGCGACCCCTATTTCGGCAAGAAGATAGCTGGTGGCTGGGGTGTTTCCGGCGAGGCTAGCTATATCCAGAAGGTAGGTAAGTACTATTATCTCTTTATGAGCTATGGCGGCTTGACGGCTGCCGGTGGCTATCAGATTCGTGTTTTCCGTTCAGAGAAGCCTGACGGACCTTATAAGGACTGTCTTACTTCAACGGGCATTGATGCCATGTATGGCAAGTATATTCTCAACTTCGGTAGCGATGCCAAGCGCGACGAGGGTGTGAAACTCTTCGGCAACTACCAGTGGGAAACCATGCCTAATGCCGAACTGGCTCAGGGACATAACTCAGCCATTGTAGACCATAAGGGACGAGCACTCATCGTTTACCATACCCGCTTCATGAACAGAGATGAGGAGCATGAGGTTCGTGTACATCAGCTCTTCGTTAACCAGGACGGTTGGCTGGTTGCTGCTCCTTACGAGTTTAGCGGCGAAACTTATACTGATAATGATATTGCTACCCAGCAGCTCTATGATGCAACAAAGGTAGAGGGTGATTATCAGATAATAGCTCATCCTTACCGTCAGAATACGGCAGCAATGGATTATGAGAAGCCTGTTACCATACATCTCAATGCAGATGGTTCTATCTCAGGCGAGTATACCGGAAAATGGGAACTGGTGAGCGGTACAAGCTACATCAATCTTACCTTGAAGGGTGTTGCTACAGCCAATGCTGAGGTGAAGTTCAAGGGTGTGCTTACCAAGCAGACCATTGATTATACCAATATCAAGGCGCTCTGCTTTACAGCCCTCAGTTCTTCTGACGGTTTGGCTACATCGGGTGGTGCCAGTTTGCAGACTCGCGGCTTGAGTATCTGGGGAAGCAAGGCTGATGCCAAGGCGGCTATCAAATATACATTGGATAAGACCAGCGTTCCTTTCGCAGATGGTGCAACTTTGAATTCTATGCCAAACCTCCCAACAGAGGGGCATCTCGGTGCTACCATTTCATGGAAGTCAAGCAATCCTTCTATTCTGACCGATGAGGGCGTAGTAAAAGGCAAGGGTAAGGTCACCATGACCATGACTGTCAGCAAGGACGGTTATGAATATACTAAGGATTATACCCTGAACATCGATGCTGAGGCAGAGGAAACGACTCCGGTTTACTATCCTGTTTCTGCACAAAAGAATACAACGAATGCCTATGCTACTAACCTGAGCCAGGATTATACTGTGAAGGCTGGCAATAAGGCACAGTTTAAGTTCTATAACTATACTGTGGGTGCAGAATTTTACAAGAGTTGGGTATTGGGTGTTTCTAACGTAGCTCATGGCGCTGTTGGCTATAAGGAGTATGTTATGTTACGCAATGACAACTTTGAAAATATTGCCTGGAGCAACAAAGGATGTGTCAGCGATTACAACTGGGATACATTTGCGAAGGATATGAATGGTTCTTTGGTAGATATGACCGTGGAATATGCAGCTACAGGCGCATTCAAGATGACTGCTGTGATTACCACAACGGATAATAAGGTGTATCATTATTCATATACAAAGACTATTACAGATAAGCCGTCTGAGATTAACGTGTTCTTTACCGGTGAGAACTCTTACATCGACGGCTCAAGCCTTTCTACAGGCATCTCGAACCCTATCATCATTCAGAAGAAGAATGACGGCAAGTGGTTCAACCTCTCCGGTCAGCAGGTAGACAAGAGATACAAGGGTGTAGTGATTGTGAACGGAAAGAAATTTGTGAACAAGTAA
- a CDS encoding SusC/RagA family TonB-linked outer membrane protein translates to MNNIQNIYNKVSSSSKVLMLSALLCASSSVLAQEQVLKGRIVNSQGEPIPGAVVNVAEESRIALTDKDGYFTLKKVTPSDEICVSSVGYKNAQEKVTTFDGTYVIKMEDDADEYEHLAPVPFGEQKKKILTDSRSVVSGEELQKHPVTILQNAFTSTLNGVQTYEWSSEPGWSESFLFIRGIRTTNQSARSPLIIVDNVERDLSFLDAYPIESITVLKDAAASSIYGMRGANGVIMVTTKRGNAGKTKIDFTQEVGFQTLANKMEVQNSYNMAMTRNQVRYLSGMDPMYTQEQLDNYKYVCNGGKFADDDIRKYQYFNTSWADQLYREAAPQYRTNLQISGGNQRARYYVSFSYLRQEGMWNTEGTEMNDGYSTQHVLNRWNLRSNIDIDVSKYLNVSLDLGGRIDNISQPTEGVFNLVTFGVIEANPMAPTHNPDGSIYSSSTANNPVRYLGGSGLEKNRRRNLYSTLNAKYDLSPVLKGLGLFGTVSFDAYETFESTQTAQMDSWNYDYDNLAVTDVSQFKYTKYTTKAALSNPSANQRGYYYNLNLFGGVSYKNSFGKHNVDARAFARYYRNEEAGSDYSTQQSASSNRYLAYNFQGTYDYANKYIASVNLSRMGCDNFSPDDRWGTFWGASAGWVLSEESWMKKLGFVNLLKLRASYGEAGQSSTGAGRYPYQSIYGSATGYGFGYNGTLVNGYAESKTGNANSKWEISKMVNLGVDWNLWNSKLYGSFDIFKEWRSNILVSRSTVPETILGVPVAQDSYGKVESRGYELVLGHRGNIGKDFKYFIEGQLTFNTNKITDIDETAPDVEWQRKAGHRIYDNTSVAELYEQAQTGTNRVGGWNIYKFDQWASDPNLIATSQQDAIDHPEKYPYNSFSNGAQQLGTAVFKDINGDRVIDSKDMVPDSYTIIPEMIPTFNFGFEYKGFDARMIVNAYLRRSVFLSPAISYSGWSNMGTHEVTKAWGYYTDDPSDPRNVNATYPRPVYNGFDAVDSDRATGSYQNNIWVRNGNFWSIRNIEVGYSLPAKLISKLWMTKCRVYFSAYNIATFSSLPDDVDPEKPLSYCWWYPKTKSFTFGINIGF, encoded by the coding sequence ATGAATAATATTCAGAATATATATAATAAGGTATCTTCATCAAGCAAAGTCTTGATGCTGAGTGCACTTCTCTGTGCTTCAAGCTCAGTCTTGGCACAGGAGCAGGTGCTCAAAGGCCGAATCGTCAACAGCCAGGGTGAACCAATCCCTGGAGCTGTTGTCAACGTGGCAGAGGAAAGCCGCATTGCCCTGACCGACAAGGATGGTTACTTTACATTGAAGAAGGTAACTCCTAGCGATGAAATCTGCGTTAGTAGCGTAGGTTACAAGAATGCTCAGGAGAAGGTGACCACTTTTGACGGCACATACGTCATCAAGATGGAAGATGATGCAGACGAGTATGAGCATCTCGCTCCTGTTCCTTTCGGCGAGCAGAAAAAGAAAATCTTGACAGATTCCCGTTCGGTTGTTTCAGGCGAGGAATTGCAGAAGCATCCTGTTACTATTCTTCAGAATGCCTTCACCTCAACACTGAATGGTGTGCAGACCTACGAGTGGTCTTCTGAGCCAGGATGGTCGGAGAGTTTCCTCTTTATCCGTGGTATCCGTACCACCAACCAGAGTGCCCGTTCTCCACTGATCATCGTGGATAACGTAGAGCGTGACCTCTCCTTCCTCGATGCTTATCCTATCGAGAGCATCACCGTATTGAAGGATGCTGCCGCTTCTTCTATCTATGGTATGCGTGGTGCCAATGGTGTGATTATGGTTACTACCAAGCGCGGTAATGCCGGTAAGACTAAGATTGATTTCACTCAGGAAGTCGGTTTCCAGACCCTCGCCAACAAGATGGAGGTTCAGAACTCTTACAACATGGCGATGACCCGTAACCAGGTACGCTATCTGAGCGGTATGGATCCGATGTACACCCAGGAGCAGCTCGACAACTACAAGTATGTATGCAATGGTGGAAAGTTTGCTGACGATGATATCCGCAAGTATCAGTACTTCAATACATCTTGGGCAGACCAGTTGTATCGTGAAGCTGCACCGCAGTATCGCACCAACCTGCAGATTAGTGGCGGTAACCAGCGTGCCCGCTACTATGTAAGCTTCTCTTACCTGCGCCAGGAGGGTATGTGGAATACCGAGGGTACTGAAATGAATGATGGTTACAGCACTCAGCACGTACTGAACCGCTGGAATCTCCGTTCTAACATCGATATCGATGTATCCAAGTATCTGAATGTATCTCTCGACTTGGGTGGACGTATAGATAACATCTCTCAGCCTACTGAGGGCGTGTTCAACCTCGTTACCTTCGGTGTAATTGAGGCAAACCCTATGGCTCCTACCCATAACCCTGACGGAAGTATCTATTCTTCATCTACAGCCAACAACCCGGTACGTTACCTGGGTGGTTCCGGTTTGGAGAAGAATCGCCGCCGTAACTTGTATTCTACCTTGAATGCCAAGTACGATTTGAGTCCTGTATTGAAGGGCTTAGGCTTGTTCGGTACAGTCAGCTTCGATGCATACGAGACTTTCGAGTCAACACAGACTGCTCAGATGGATTCATGGAACTACGACTACGATAACCTGGCGGTTACCGATGTCAGCCAGTTCAAGTATACCAAATATACAACCAAGGCAGCTTTGAGCAACCCATCAGCTAATCAGCGTGGTTACTACTACAACCTGAATCTGTTTGGTGGTGTAAGTTATAAGAACAGTTTCGGTAAGCACAATGTAGATGCCCGTGCCTTTGCCCGTTACTACCGTAATGAGGAAGCAGGTTCAGATTACTCTACCCAGCAGAGTGCATCTTCAAACCGCTATCTGGCATACAACTTCCAGGGAACATACGACTATGCCAACAAGTATATTGCCTCAGTCAACCTCTCTCGTATGGGATGTGATAACTTCTCACCAGACGACCGTTGGGGAACCTTCTGGGGGGCATCAGCAGGATGGGTACTCTCTGAGGAATCCTGGATGAAGAAACTTGGCTTTGTCAATCTTCTCAAGCTCCGTGCTTCTTATGGTGAGGCTGGTCAGTCTTCTACTGGTGCAGGCCGTTACCCATATCAGAGTATCTATGGCTCAGCTACCGGTTATGGTTTCGGTTATAACGGAACTCTTGTGAATGGCTATGCTGAGAGCAAGACCGGTAATGCCAACAGTAAGTGGGAAATCTCCAAGATGGTAAACCTCGGTGTTGACTGGAACCTCTGGAACAGCAAACTCTATGGTAGCTTCGATATCTTCAAGGAGTGGCGTTCTAACATCCTGGTATCCCGTTCAACCGTGCCAGAAACCATACTTGGTGTGCCTGTAGCACAGGATTCATATGGTAAGGTTGAAAGCCGCGGTTACGAACTCGTTCTCGGACATCGTGGCAATATCGGCAAGGACTTCAAGTACTTCATCGAGGGGCAGCTTACCTTCAATACCAACAAGATTACCGATATCGATGAAACTGCACCAGATGTAGAGTGGCAGCGCAAGGCAGGTCATAGAATCTATGACAATACTTCGGTAGCCGAACTCTATGAGCAGGCTCAGACAGGTACCAACCGTGTGGGTGGATGGAACATCTATAAGTTCGACCAGTGGGCTTCAGATCCAAACCTGATTGCAACCTCTCAGCAGGATGCTATCGACCATCCGGAAAAGTATCCATACAACAGCTTCTCTAATGGAGCACAGCAGTTGGGTACAGCGGTGTTCAAGGATATCAATGGTGACCGCGTGATTGACTCAAAGGATATGGTGCCAGATTCATACACCATCATTCCTGAGATGATTCCTACCTTCAACTTCGGTTTCGAGTACAAGGGCTTCGATGCCCGCATGATTGTGAATGCTTATCTCCGTCGCTCTGTATTCCTTTCACCAGCTATCAGCTACAGTGGTTGGAGTAACATGGGTACCCATGAGGTAACAAAGGCTTGGGGTTACTATACTGATGACCCTTCTGATCCTCGCAACGTGAATGCTACTTATCCACGTCCTGTTTATAATGGATTCGATGCAGTTGATTCAGACCGTGCTACAGGTTCTTACCAGAACAATATTTGGGTACGCAATGGTAACTTCTGGTCTATCCGTAATATTGAGGTAGGATACTCTTTGCCTGCTAAGTTGATTTCTAAGTTGTGGATGACTAAGTGCCGCGTTTACTTCAGCGCTTACAATATTGCTACCTTTAGCAGTCTGCCAGATGATGTAGACCCAGAGAAGCCATTGAGCTACTGCTGGTGGTATCCAAAGACAAAGTCATTTACATTTGGTATTAACATTGGTTTCTAA